The genomic DNA GCGCCGTGATCGCGTTTGCGATGGGCTGCGACGCGATCCAAATCGCCCGCGAATCGATGCTGGCGATCGGATGCATCCAAGCCCGCAAGTGCCACACCGACCACTGCCCCGCGGGCGTCGCGACCCAGAACCGCTGGCTGCAAGCGGGACTGGACGTCGACGACAAAGCAAAGCGAATGACCCGCTACATCCAAAGCTTCCGCAAGGAACTGCTGTCGCTATCGTACGCGTGCGGGTACCAACATCCCTGCCAATTCAATGGCCGCGAGATCGAATTCAGCACCGGCGTCAACAAGTTCTCCAAGCTGCACGACGTGCTGGGCTACACGCGCGATGGCACCGGATTAAAAGAGACGCGAGCCAGCAACGCGACCGAACCGACGCTGGTCGAATAGCTTGCGAGCCGCCTTATTCGGCGGAATCGCTGGGCAGCTTACCGAACGCTCGGACGACGGCAAACGTTGCGACGCAGCCGACGATCAACATCCACCACGGCGAGACGCCAAGGCTGGTGGGGAGCGACCCAAACAAAATCGAAACGCCCGCCGCAAGCAGCGCGTAGGGAATCTGAGTCTTGACGTGCGCGATGTGATCGCATCCGCTGGCCTGGCTCGATAAGACTGTCGTATCGGAAATCGGCGAGCAGTGATCGCCAAAGATCGCACCCGACAAGACAGCTCCCGCCGTGGCGTACAGGATCGTCGGATCGTTCGAACTGGCGATCGCGATCGGGATCGACAGCGGCACCAGCAAGCCCATCGTTCCCCAACTGGTTCCCGTCGCAAATGCGACGACTCCCGAAACGACAAAGACCAGCGTCGGAATCCAGACCGACGAGACATTGGCCTCGCGAATCCAATCGCCAAGAAAACCCTGAGTGTCCAGAAAATCGGCGGTCGTCAGCCGCGATAGCGTCCAAGCCAACCACAGCACCACCATCGCTGGCATCAACTGACGCATCCCGTCGAACGCGCCGACAATCAACGGCCCGATCGATTTCGCACCGCACCAATAGGTCGTCGCCAACGACAGCAGCAAACCGACAAGCCCACCCCAGGTCAGCGCGTTGTAGGGATCGGCATTGCCAACATACTGGCCCCAGTACCTCAGCAGACCCACGTCGGGATCCTCGACGCTACCGGTTCGATACAGCGCAAACAAGATCGCGCCGATCGTTGCGGCGATCGTCACGATAGCGGTCCAAGCGGGAGCATCGTGCAACTGCGGCAAATTGCTCTCGCGAACATCCTCCGGTTCCTTGGCGGCACCATCTTCCGCCGCCTTCATCGGTCCGAAATCGCGTCCCGTCGCCGCAATCACAACGACAAGCACCAGGGCAAAGATCGGGTAGAAACGGTAGGGAAGCGATTGCAAAAAGAGATCAAACCCGCTGAGCCCCTGCGGATTCCCCTGAGCCGCCAGACCTTCGCTCATGTAACTGATCTCGGTCGCAACCCACGTGCTGACCAGCGACAGTCCCGCCACCGGCGCGGCAGTCGAATCGACCAGATAAGCCAGCTTTTCGCGAGACAAACGCATCCGATCGGCCGTCGACCGCATCGTCGTTCCGACCAACAGCGTGTTGGCGTAATCGTCGAAGAAGATCAGCATCCCACACAGCCAGATCAGCAACTGGCCGCCGCAACGCGTCTGCACATGCAACGCCAACCGCAACACAAGACTCCGCATCGCCCCGCCGGCGTGCAGGACCCCGACCAGGGCGCCGAAGAGCATCGTGAAATAGAAGACGCGCAGATGATCCGAAGTGGCGAGCGCTGAGAGCGAATCGCCAGCACCGCGAAAGTCGAGCGAAACAACCGAGGCGATTGCGGCAAATGGATTCAGCGAGCCGCCGCCGGCAACCGCATACCAGAGATGCTCTTCGACCATCGACCAAGGCGTGTCGACGAACATCCGCTGCGACCAAGACCGTGGCTGATCGCCAGCGAACTGCAAGATCGCAACGCCGACAAAAACAGCAAGGGCTAACGAGGGGATTGCTCGACGCGTGAAGATCGCCAGCAAGATGGCGACAAGCGGAGGGAGCAGCGAGAGCCAGCCGAAGTCCATGGATTCGCGATCCCGCGGGAGCCGAAGCTTAGGCGTGGTCCAACCGCCGGGAGATCCCAGCGGTTGGCGATTCCTCGACGCGGCTATCGCAAAGCGATCGCCGCGGCAAACTCAACAACAAGAACTAAACCTTGCCGCAGATGACCGATGCGTTATGGCCACCGAAGCCAAAGCTGTTGCTCATCGCGATCTTGACGTCCTTCTGACGCGCCTCGCGGGGCGTGTAGTCGAGGTCGCAATCGGGGTCGGGAGTGTCCAGGTTGATCGTCGGTGGGATGCTGCCATTGTTGATTGCACTGATGCAGATCACCAATTCGATCCCGCCACTGGCTCCCAGCGAGTGCCCCAGGGCGCTCTTGGTGCTGCTGATCGAGACCGATTTCGCGTCGCTGCCAAAGACAGTCTTCACGGCTTGCGTTTCCGCCTTGTCGCCCAGCGGAGTGCTGGTGCCGTGAGCATTGATGTATCCGATGTCCGCTGGATTCAGCTTCGCATCGCTCAACGCTTCGGCCATCGCGCGGCCGGCTCCGGCGCCTTGGGCGTCGGGCGACGTGATGTGCCCCGCATCGGCGGTGGTGCCAAAGCCCAGGATCTCGGCCAGGATGTTGGCACCGCGAGCTTTGGCGTGTTCGTATTCCTCGAAGACCAGGATGCCAGCGCCTTCGGCCAACACAAACCCGTCGCGGTCCTTGTCGAACGGACGACTGGCTCGCTGCGGATCGTCGTTGCGAGTCGAAAGCGCTTTCATGTTTTGGAAACCAGCCAACGCCATCGGCGTGACCGCCGCTTCGCTGCCGCCGGTGACCATCACATCGGTCTCGCCAGTCTGGATCGATCGCAGCGCACAGCCCATCGCATTGGCAGCGCTAGCACAAGCCGTGGCGACGCCGAAGTTAGGTCCTCGCAGGCCATAGGTGATCGAAACGTTACCGCCAGCCGCGTTCAGCATCAGCTTGGGGATCACAAAAGGGCTGACCCGATCGGGTCCCTTGGCGATCAAACGCTGCATCTGGGTTTCGATTTCCCACAGACCACCGATACCCGATCCGATAATCGCGCCACAGCGATCGGGATTCTCTTTCGAGAAATCGATGCCCGATTGATCGACCGCTCGGCCCGCGCTGTACATCGCAAAGGCGGAGAACCGGTCGACTCGCTTCGCTTCTTTTTTGACCACGTAGGGCTCTGGCGAGAAGTCGTGAACCTCTCCACCAAACTTGACCTTGAACTCGTTCGTGTCAAGGTAAACCAAGTCCCGGATACCACTCTTGGCAGCCAGCAGGTTTTGCATCAATTCGTCAACTTCGCAACCAAGCGGAGTGACGACGCCCATCCCGGTCACAACGACCCGTCGATTCATGTTTTAGGTTCCAATTGATCCCGCCGGTCGCCTTAGAACGCGACAGACGCGAAGGTGACTCGAACAGTCGCCCCATAATAAAAGTAATGCCGCCAGACCAGACGCGAGGCTTTATTCAAGCGTCCTGGCTTTGGCGGCACTGCGTCATACGGATTGAAAAGTCAGGCTTACGAAGCAGCCTGTTCCTTTTCGATGTAGTCGATCGCTTCGCCGACCTTTTGGATCTTCTCAGCCGAATCGTCGGGAATGTTGATGTCGAACTCTTCTTCCAGTTCCATCACAAGTTCGACGGTGTCCAAGGAGTCCGCACCTAGATCGTTTACAAACGAGGTATCTCGGGTGATCTTCTCTTTGTCCACGCCCAATTGCTCTGCGACAATGTCGATCACGCGTTCTTCAATCGATGCCATCCGGCGTTCTCCAAAAACTGGTATTCAGTGTTTTCTAAAATTGATGAATTGATTCGTGCGCCGTGGTCACGGCGCGAAAGTCAAACGTTGAGGATTCCAAAAGATAGAGGATGCGCATAAACAGGGTCAATATCCGCCTGGCATTCTCCTAGCGTCAAGAGCCCGGTTTTTTCCGATATTTCGCAGCATCCGCCCCTTGTGGACAGAAATCTGACAAAAACCGGTTTCGATCAGCCCGTCATGCCGCCGTCGACAACCAGGCATTGTCCGGTGATGTAGCTAGCCGCAGGGCTCGCCAGAAACAGGACAGTCGCCGCCACATCTTCCGGCTGCCCAACACGCTTCGCTGGGATCTGCTTTTCCACTTCAGCCAGCACTACGTCGCCCAAGGCGGCCGTCATTTCGCTGGCGATGAATCCGGGAGCGACCGCGTTGACGGTCACACCGCGGCTGCACAGTTCTCGCGACAGCGAACGCGACAAACCTATCATACCCGCCTTGGACGCTGAATAGTTCGTTTGCCCGGGATTTCCAATGATCCCCGAAATGCTGGCCATGTTGATGATCCGGCCATATTTTGCACGACGCATGATCGTTGCCGCCGCACGGCAACAGACGAAGCAGCTTGTCAGGTTCGTCGCGATCACTTCGTCCCACTGCTCGTCGGTCATTCCACGCATCAGTTTGTCACGGGTGACGCCAGCATTGTTGACCAAAATGTCCAGACGGCCATGCTTTTCGTGCGTTCCAGTGATCGCATCGGCCGCAGCTTTGCGGTCGGTCACGTCACACGCCAGGGCCTCAGCCTTCCCCCCCTCGGCTTCGATCTCGGCAACGGTAGCGGCAAGTTTTTCGGCGTTGCGAGCCAGGCAAACGACCGTAGCGCCATTGGCACCGAGGGCCAACGCGATCGATTTGCCGAGCCCTTGCGAGGCGCCGGTGACAATTGCGACCTGGCCGTTTAAATCTGCGGAAATCGAGAGCTTCATGAATCTATTTCTTGGTTCGGTTGGTCGTTGAGAGAGTTGTTATCGAAGAGTAGGAATTCATGCGCGACGTCAATCAGTTGTCGTCGCCGAATCCTTCAGCAGGCATCTTGCGGTCGATCCGGCGAAGAATTCCGCGCAACACGCGTCCCGCTCCGACTTCAAAGAATCCTTGCGTCCCGTCGGCGATCATCTGCCGCACCGATTCTTCCCAGCGAACGGGGCTGACCACTTGGCGTGCCAATAGGCTGCGGATTTCATCGGGCGATGTGTGCGAGCGAGCATCGACATTCGACACGACGGGGATTTTTGCATCGACGATTGGCATTTCCGCAAGGGCTTCGGTAAGTGAGTCGACAGCGGAAGCCATCAAAGGTGTGTGGAATGCGCCAGCAACGCTCAGCGGGATCACCTTCATGGCGCCCGCTTCCATTGCGACCGTCTCCAGACGCGCCAGTGCTGTTTTATGGCCCGATACGGCGATGTTGCCTGGGCACAGAAGATTGGCGATCTGCAATACTTCGCCCGGTTCGACGGCCTGGCGGCAGACATCGGTCAGTTTGTCGACGTCTAGCCCCAGTACGCTTGCCATTCCGCTTTCGACGGCATCGGCAGCGGCTTGCATGGCTTGCCCGCGACGTTGAACCAATCGGACCGAAGACTCGAAATCCAAGGCCCCGGCAAAGCAGACGGCTGTATATTCACCAAGGCTCAGTCCCGCCGCAACGGTCGCCTGCGCTAAAATCTGCGGCTGTTCGATTCGCATCACTTCGATTGCTGCGATGCTGCTGACAAACAACGCCGGTTGACTGTATTCCGTCGCCGAGAGACGCGATTCAGGGCCGTTCAAGCAAACGTCGGCCAGGTCGTAACCCAAGATTGCGGAGGCGCGCTCGAAGACGTCGCGCGCAATGGCATGCTGATCCAGCAGTCCACGACACATCCCTACGGATTGCGCGCCTTGCCCAGGGAACAGGAAACCAATTTTTTGCACTTCAAGCGAAACCATGCGTGTCCATTCGACCAACGGCAAACCAACAAATCGCGAACGATTTGCAATTGCTTAGCGGATATGAGGCAGACAGATTAAACCGCGGTGGCAGTTTAGTCTTCGTTGACTTCCACAATCGTGCGACCCATGTAGTACCCGCACTTCGGGCATACGGTGTGAGTCGGCGTGGCCGAGCTGCACTGAGGGCAATAGGTCAATTGCTTGCGGCTCAAGTGATCGTGCGAACGCCGCTTGTTGGTGCGGCTATTGGAATGCTTGCGTTTTGGAACGGCCATGACGAAATCTCAGATTACGGAATTAGGAGCAATGCTCTTTATGGACATAGTGACTTATCAGCTAGTCGAAGCCCCATATCGTACAAATTCTTCAAATTACCTGTCAACGCGTTCGCTGTCCGATATCTTGACTATTTTCCGGTAACCGTGTGCCAAATCCCGCAAAACGGGTCGAAATCGGGGGAAATGAGGCTTTTCGAAGCATGGATCGTCGAAATCGCACGGCGGAACCAAATTTGCGCAACATCCTTTGCAAGCATTCTTAAACGGGCTAAACCGCAGTTCAGCTAGCCATTTTGAGGAACAGCTCCTCCAAAACCCATCGCGCCCGATCGTCGGTCGAGTGGGTTCCTTTGAGCTTCAAGTCGGCATCCAATAGCCAACCGAGCATGCGTTGAGCGCGGGGGCGTCCGATCTTTCGCAGATGGGCTTCGGCCTTCTTCATGTCAAACGGACGGAAGCCCGCTTGTTGCAGCGCGTCGGACAAAGAGATCCGTCGGCCCGACTTCTCCGCGTAATCGATCGCCGCGGCGGCGAGCCCCAATCGCCGCAGAGACCAGGAAATCTGCGGCAGCAGTGCAAACGCCTTCTCGCCGCTGGCGATCAGGTGGTCCAGTTGCCGCAGCGCTTCGCCCGAATTCCCTTCGGTCGCTGCATCGATGATCTCCCAGGTTGTTTTGCTGCGCCAGCCGCCGACAAACTTGCGGACCATGTCGTCCGTGACCGGTGCCCCCCGCTCGACGCAAACCGCTAGCTTGGCGATGTCGGTATCGAGCAGCCCTAGCGAGGTGCCGGACAGCTCGACCAACGTCTCGGCGGCACCCTTCTGCAGTTTGCACTGGTGTCGCCCCGCGACGAACCCACACAAAAACGACTTCAGCTTGTTCAGATCGGGCTTAGTGCTGCGGCCGCTGCCGGTCGGAATCGCACACTGGACCAACAGATGGGTTTTGCTGATCGCTTTATAGAGTCGCGTGTTGCCAGGAAACGACTTCAGTTCCAGCAACAACAACCCCGCCGAAGAGGGCTTGGCGACGTACGCCTCCAATTCCGCGCGGTACTTGGAGACAAATTTGTCGGCGTCGCGGACGACGATCGATCGCGGTTGCCCCATCGAAAAGAGCGATCCGGTCTGCAATTCATCCCGGACATCCTTCCACTCCGCCAGTTCGCCATCGAGATCGATGCTATCGGGGCGATCCTCTTCCGCCGCATCCAAGCCCAACAGCTTTCGCAACGTCCAGCTACGCAGCATCGGATCGTCGCCAAACAAGACGGTGACCGCGCTGGGGGCGGAGTCGTTGGCGGAGGTTAGCAGATCAAAAGCGTTCAGGAGCGGCATGGTCGAATGCGATCGGCGGGCAAATAAACGTGACGAACAGTTGAAGCGGTGTGCATTTCAATCGAAAACTGTAGCGGCTTTCTGCCACGACAACACCCGACAGTCGCTCAAGCTCAACGCCCTTCTTTTGGCAACGCTTCGCTCAAATCGCCGGCCAGCTGTTGAAGCTCGCTCACCTGCAGCGACATCAACAACTCGACAGAATCGACCTTGCGGCTCAAGACCTCTTGAAGCGTCCGGATCCGGCCGATCCATTCCCCCTTTTCAACACCTGCTTGAACCCCTTTCTCGATCCCCTCTTTTAACCACTGTTCAGCGATAGTTGGCATCAGGTTTTCTCCTTCGATTCGCAATGCGTCGGCGACCGCCGTTCGCAACTGGTCGCGAGTCACTCGGTCGGTTCCGCTGACCAGATAGCGGAGGATCGTTTCAAGGCTCGCCAATCCCGTCGCCGGGGGGAGCAATCTGCGAAACAGCCGCAAAAGCTCCGGCAGCCGCTCGGGCAGTTCATCGCGCCCGATGTATTTTAGCAGCGACATGTACGCGAAGAAAAGCGATTCGGTACGCAATTCTTCATCGGTGCAACAGCTCAGATCGATCAACGGCATCGTGAACGACGGAACATAGGGCTGCAGCGATGCAGGAGCATCGATCAGTTCCGGCAGCGATCGAGCGACATTCCATGGCCGCACGCCATGATACAACACGATCGGAATCACGCAGCGCAACGGCAGCGAATCCCGCTGCCGTTGGTCCAACACCCCAAAGATATACCGCAACACCTGGAACGACGTCATCGCATCGGGGGACGATTTGTGTTCGAACAACAACACAACCAACGCCTCGCCGCCGCCAGCCAACGCGACCTCAAAGACCAGATCCGAAAGGCTCTCACGCAACGTCTGATCGACAAACGATTGCTTCGCAGGAGCGATGGTATCGAGATCCAACTCCGCCACGACCTCTGGCGGCAGACGCCACAGCACGAGCTGGCGAACCTGATCGATCTCGCCTAAGAACCGGCGAACAAACCGGTCGTGAGGATTGTTGACGGCGTCGTCCGACATCGGCCCAGCCTCCCGTGTCTCGCTTGCTTTTGATGCCTATGCATTGTAGGGCAGTCAGCAAGCGGCACGGAATCGCGGAAACCGACGCCAGTTCTAACGAAAGCTTGCTCGGGGCAGAGCGGCTTGTGTGCCTTCGGGTTGACTTTCGATTGTTTGAAAGCCATTGATCCGTCCTTGCGGCGACAATCCTTGTACCGAGATTGGCACGTCCAGTGCGTGCACGCCGACGTTCCCCGCCTTGTCGGTCGCTTCGACTCGCAAGTAGATCTGCCGCGGCAGTTGTGGATCGGCAGGCCAGATGTAGCGTCCTGTGTTCGCTAAGCCTGTGGCGATCGTTGTCCAGGGACCGTCGAGCGAATCGGAAAAGGCGAGGCTGATCGGGCGCGGGCCAAAGTTTTCGTCGTTGCAGGCATAATCGATGATTAGCGAGCCGGTGTACCCTTCGTCGCCATACGTCGCCCCCGTCACGCGAGTCTGTGGCGCCGTGGTGTCCACGAGCACGTAGATGTCGGCCGGATCGCCGGAGACAGGGCGCGGCGTGGTCAATCCGTTAGCGGCTACGATCACGATTCGGAACCCAACGATCCCTTCCTTGGACACCTCGATGTCGAACGGACTTTGTTTGTCGGGATCGGCATTCCATCGCTGCCAAGTCTGGCCGCCGTCGCGAGTTCCCCACAATTCAACCGCTTCGACCCCGCCGTTGCCTACCGATTCGACCTCGTAATCCAGACTGAACTGCTTCGATCGCGTGACTCTTGGCGTATCGTTTAGTGACAGCGTTCGCGACTGACGCGTTTCTGCGGGCTCTGCTGGCGGTTCAGATTCCGCTGGGGAAACGGCGCTAACTTGCGTCCCCTGCAGCGGACGAAACGCTTCCCGTGGTGCGGCCGGTTGCTGTTGCAATGTCGAGGTGTGAGGCGGTTCGATCGATGGCGAATACGTTCCGGTCGCCGTGCCATAGTGAGGATTGGCCATCGGTTGTTGCATTGGCGGATTGAGACCGAAGCCTTGCGTATCGCTGACCGTCCGGGCTGTCATTGGGGCCGAGCCGCGGAATTGCGATGTGGCCGGATGTGTATAGGAATGTGCCGGGGCTGCCGAGGTCGCGGGCAGCCCAGTTTGTGGCGTCGCTGGCGGGTAGGCCGAATTGCCAACGGGGGTTGCTTGGGCAGACTGGTAAGCAGGCTGCGGATAGCCTGAGGTTGGGGCTGGTTGGGAGTACATCGGCATCGCGTTGCCGCGGGGTGGCAGACGGTCCGAAACGGGAGTGGCGTTCATGCCGGCGCCTTGCTGCCGAGGGTCGCTGGCAAAGGTCATCGGGTTGGCCGCCACGCGAGGGCGTTGAACCTGTTCGTTAAACACCGTTTGGTTCCCCGCCTTGTCGCGAACGATCATCCGCACATGGACCTGGCGCCAATCCGTTTGGGGTTGCCAAGTGATCCGCCCCACCATCGCGCCGTCCTCGGGGCGACGTCCCGGGCGGCCGTCGATCGTGATCGGCATCCACTGACGAACCGCATCGGTCATGTATTCCAGTTGCATGAAGCTTTCATCGACAGCAATGTCGGTGATCGCATAATCCAACACGATCTGGCCATTGATGTCCGAATCGGTGGTCGCTTGAACTTGTGGGTTCGTAGTGTCGACAAACACCCGCAACTGAGGCGACATGTTCCCTGTGGGGTAGGAGATCCCGCGAGCATCGATCGTTCGCGTGGAGAACCAGAAATCGCCATCCTCCGGAGCCTGGAACGGGAATCCGCTTTCGTTTGCCGGTTGCCGCGCGAAGAACTTCCAAGTCTTTCCCTGGTCACGCGAGACAAATAACTGGACCTCGACCGGCTGGGCCCCCGTCCGTTCGACCGAAAAGGGGATATCAAAGCTGGTGTTGTTCAAGAACACGCCAGCTCCGAAGTCCTGCGGCGGCGGTGATGCAATCACGCTCGCCTGCATCGCAGGTGCCTGGGCAACGGCGACGTTTGTGCAACAATACATAGGAATGGCACACAAGACCGCCAATGTTCGGTGAATTCGCTTTTGTCGCATGGGTCCTACTGCTCCGGTCAGATCGATCGCGAGCGTCGATTTGCACGTGCAAACCATTGTCGCGGATGCTGATTCTTCCTGTCGCACTCAAATTGCGGGTCGTGCCGATCATGCACACTCCTTTGTCGGTTCGGCATTTTCAGCGGATCAACTTGAATCAAACACACGGCTCATCTAGGTAAACAATATGTTTGCGGCGGAATACGATTTTGATGTCTTAGTAATCGGTGCCGGGCACGCTGGAACCGAAGCTGCCGCGGCGGCGGCCCGGCTGGGAGCCAAGACGGCCCTGCTGACGACCAACCTCGATACCGTCGGCCAGATGAGCTGCAATCCGGCGATCGGTGGCGTCGCCAAAGGGCATATCGTTCGCGAAGTCGACGCCCTCGGCGGGTTGATGGGAATTGCTATCGACCGGACTGGGATCCAGTTCCGGATGCTTAATCGCCGCAAGGGACCGGCGATGCACAGCCCGCGTGCCCAGGCCGACAAAAAGGCGTACCAGATCGAGATCAAACGTCTGATCGAAGAACAGCCCAACCTCTGGCTGCGGCAGGAAGTTGTCGAAGACCTTGTCACCGAAACTGTCGACGGACGACCCCAGATCACGGGCGTCAAAGTCAAAGGGGACGCGCTCTACCGCGCCCGCTGCGTCGTGCTGACGACGGGGACTTTTTTGCAAGCAATCATGCATACCGGTGAAGCGAAAACCCAAGGAGGCCGCGCCGGCGAAGGGACAACGGCCGGGATCAGCGGCGCCCTGCATCGACTTGGCTTCCAACTCGAACGCTTCAAAACCGGCACCCCGCCGCGGCTCAACGGCCGCACGATCGATTATTCGCAAACCGAACGCCAGCCGGGAGACGACGACCCGCAACCGTTCTCCTTCCTGACCGATGCGATCACCACGCCGCAATTGCCTTGCTGGATCACTCACACCAACGCCCAGGTCCACGATCTGATCCGCGCCAATCTCGACCGGGCACCGATGTACAGCGGCCAGATCGACAGCACCGGACCACGTTATTGCCCGTCGATCGAAGATAAGATCGTTCGTTTTGCCGAACGCGACTCGCACCAACTGTTCCTCGAACCCGAGGGCTTCAACACCCAGGAGGTCTACGTCAACGGCGTCTCGACCAGCCTGCCTCGCGATGTCCAAGACCAGATGTTCCGCCTGATCCCCGGCCTGCAAAACGCCCAGATCATGCGTTACGGGTACGCCGTCGAATACGATTATTGCCCGCCCCAACAGCTTCGCCCTCACCTGGAGAGCAAGTTGGTCGATGGATTGTTCCTGGCCGGCCAGATCAACGGCACCACCGGATACGAAGAAGCCGCCGGGCAGGGTTTGCTGGCCGGTGCCAATGCAGCCCTCACCGCTGCCGGTCGCGAACCGTTGATTCTCGGCCGCGAAGACGCCTATATGGGCGTGCTGATCGACGACCTCGTCACCAGCGGCACCGACGAACCGTATCGAATGTTCACCAGCCGCGCCGAATATCGACTCACCCTGCGGCAGGATAATGCCGACCGCCGCTTAACCAAGATCGCCAACGATGCCGGCCTCGTCGATCCGGCGCGTTGGCAGCGATTCGAAACCAAGCTGGCCGAGATCGACCAGGGGACCCAGTGGCTCAAGGCGGGACGCATCGAAGGACAGCCGGCCGCAAAATTCCTCTGTCGCCCCGAAACGACATGGCAACAGATCGAAGAAGCCGTCCCGCAACTGCGAGAACTCTCCGCCGAAGCGGCTCAACAAGTCGAATTCGACACGCGGTATGCCGGGTATGTGAATCGGCAGCAGACCGAGATCGCGCGGATGAACCGCTTATCGGAGAAGAAGATCCCCGCCGATTTCGACTACAAAAATATTCGCTCGCTAAGGACCGAAGCGTTTCAGAAATTTGAAAAGGTCCAACCGATCACCATCGCCCAAGCGCGTCGAATCAGCGGAATCACGCCAGCGGATATCGCCCTGCTTCTGGCGCATCTGGAGTCGCAGGGTATGGGAAAAAGCGGCCAGCGACCATCGCGTCCGCAGGTTCACTCCACTCACTCCGTCGATCCATCCGAAGAAGCCCGCCAGTCGTCGCAAGCTATTGAAAAGCCGTAGCTTGCCCCAAACGAATTCATCTTGACCGGTCACGCGTTTTAGGTATAATTCCCAGTGTTGGTAAACCTGGCAATTCAGGAAGAGCCGGATGCTCTTGTTGATTGCGGCTTGTGGGCTGCCCCTGCCGCAGGTAGGTAATGTGGCATCAGGCTTTTGCCGACGGGTCAGATCTGAAGCGTTAGGCTATCCTGAAAGCTGTCAGACTGTCCCACTTAGCCGGTCGTTCTTACGGACTGGAGCGACGGATTGCCTGGCAAACTCAGGCTCATGCAGGGAGGATGAATTCCATGACCACGAAAACGGTCTTTACCACGGGCGAGGCTGCCAAGATCTGCAAGGTCAGCCAACAAACGATCATTCGTTGTTTCGACAACGGGACGCTCAAGGGCTTCCGCGTGCCGGGCAGCCGATTCCGTCGGATCCCACGCGATCTTCTCTACGCGTTCATGAAGGACAACGGGATTCCCACCGATGCCCTCGAGAGCGGCAAGAAGAAGATCCTGGTTGTTGACGACGATGTCGATTTGGTCGAACTGATCGTCGAAGGACTGGAGCGTGATGGTCGCTTCGATCTCCGCACTGCCAACAACGGCTTCGACGCGGGCATGCAAGTCAAAGA from Rosistilla carotiformis includes the following:
- a CDS encoding Rpn family recombination-promoting nuclease/putative transposase, with the translated sequence MSDDAVNNPHDRFVRRFLGEIDQVRQLVLWRLPPEVVAELDLDTIAPAKQSFVDQTLRESLSDLVFEVALAGGGEALVVLLFEHKSSPDAMTSFQVLRYIFGVLDQRQRDSLPLRCVIPIVLYHGVRPWNVARSLPELIDAPASLQPYVPSFTMPLIDLSCCTDEELRTESLFFAYMSLLKYIGRDELPERLPELLRLFRRLLPPATGLASLETILRYLVSGTDRVTRDQLRTAVADALRIEGENLMPTIAEQWLKEGIEKGVQAGVEKGEWIGRIRTLQEVLSRKVDSVELLMSLQVSELQQLAGDLSEALPKEGR
- the mnmG gene encoding tRNA uridine-5-carboxymethylaminomethyl(34) synthesis enzyme MnmG produces the protein MFAAEYDFDVLVIGAGHAGTEAAAAAARLGAKTALLTTNLDTVGQMSCNPAIGGVAKGHIVREVDALGGLMGIAIDRTGIQFRMLNRRKGPAMHSPRAQADKKAYQIEIKRLIEEQPNLWLRQEVVEDLVTETVDGRPQITGVKVKGDALYRARCVVLTTGTFLQAIMHTGEAKTQGGRAGEGTTAGISGALHRLGFQLERFKTGTPPRLNGRTIDYSQTERQPGDDDPQPFSFLTDAITTPQLPCWITHTNAQVHDLIRANLDRAPMYSGQIDSTGPRYCPSIEDKIVRFAERDSHQLFLEPEGFNTQEVYVNGVSTSLPRDVQDQMFRLIPGLQNAQIMRYGYAVEYDYCPPQQLRPHLESKLVDGLFLAGQINGTTGYEEAAGQGLLAGANAALTAAGREPLILGREDAYMGVLIDDLVTSGTDEPYRMFTSRAEYRLTLRQDNADRRLTKIANDAGLVDPARWQRFETKLAEIDQGTQWLKAGRIEGQPAAKFLCRPETTWQQIEEAVPQLRELSAEAAQQVEFDTRYAGYVNRQQTEIARMNRLSEKKIPADFDYKNIRSLRTEAFQKFEKVQPITIAQARRISGITPADIALLLAHLESQGMGKSGQRPSRPQVHSTHSVDPSEEARQSSQAIEKP
- a CDS encoding response regulator, with the translated sequence MTTKTVFTTGEAAKICKVSQQTIIRCFDNGTLKGFRVPGSRFRRIPRDLLYAFMKDNGIPTDALESGKKKILVVDDDVDLVELIVEGLERDGRFDLRTANNGFDAGMQVKEFRPDLVILDVMLPDINGKEVCQRVRSDPAMDSVQIICISGMIEQDKVQSLRDAGANDFMQKPFAIEDLIARGCDLLEIERKAEH